The Mercenaria mercenaria strain notata chromosome 8, MADL_Memer_1, whole genome shotgun sequence genome has a segment encoding these proteins:
- the LOC123565372 gene encoding alpha-2-macroglobulin-like protein 1, producing MIVCQAFLREHRVSCYSGEAPENYRNKQVTEQVVKHLLVQAEGIQEETTKSQFICPQDSADGFERTLHPDLPDSDTLVPGSVRGWVNVIGDIMGPVLSGLDDLILLPTGCGEQNMIRLAPNVAILEYLSVTRQLTEDIEIKTVDHLNKGYQQQLTFMHKDGSYSAFGTADDAGSTWLSAFVFKTLQRAVDFIYIDRKQIQTKTWEFLINKQGEDGCFIERGKVLSKYMMGGVIGSKSDKKRALTAYVLISMLESFKMMRERTPPFVALAVRCIQVDNLTDTYTHALVTYAMTLYKPNSRFTEILLKRLKAKAQIDGDTMFWKREKQPAILSGQGRAASAEIEITSYALLALLTMDKNAAISDIMPIVRWLTNQRNAYGGFASTQDTVVALQALSLFAQRIYGGGLNVDVNIVDDYSHSKDISVTHRNSIILQRYDLANPESDLYINAKGEGCVLMQTTYRYNVQKKQIPDDVFKLTVSTPVTREAISNNCRQRIVRVCASYHGDDEMSNMAVIEVKLTSGWIPDVKSLQYLVNSAETGLKKYDMDKRFPDVVNFYFDELHSSRLCFEFTIVLEVEVDDQKPSAAKVFDYYESDLETTIFYEMTPCSEEYLERVDVSINGDADLYIESDSEVTINGNHIHSDTLTKQPISVQKNIAAPVSRPDDTKESAPAPPSGPQCPQCVSTGVVDVLHNICKKQVWILQPNEDGGFSLRVMAAVGMSPELTIAIPESLEICVECVSFFLDKGEKSMMFLEPYDWTDVGRNIAQESTVIIPWSTSVQTSIQQVMKSCVYH from the exons ATGATTGTTTGTCAGGCATTTTTGAGAGAGCATAGAGTATCATGCTACAGTGGAGAAGCTCCAGAAAATTACAGGAATAAACAAGTCACAGAACAGGTTGTCAAACATCTGCTTGTACAG GCAGAGGGCATTCAAGAGGAAACAACAAAGTCACAGTTTATTTGCCCGCAAG actCAGCAGATGGGTTTGAAAGGACATTGCATCCAGATCTACCTGATAGTGACACACTAGTCCCTGGATCTGTGAGAGGATGGGTCAATGTGATTG GTGATATAATGGGTCCTGTGTTGAGTGGTTTAGATGACTTGATCTTGTTACCAACTGGATGTGGAGAACAAAACATGATCAGACTGGCACCAAACGTTGCCATACTCGAGTACCTCTCTGTAACTAGACAGCTTACTGAGGACATAGAGATCAAAACTGTGGACCATCTCAATAAAG gGTACCAGCAACAGCTGACTTTCATGCACAAGGATGGTTCCTACAGTGCGTTCGGTACAGCTGATGATGCTGGCAGTACCTGGCTTAGTGCTTTTGTCTTCAAGACGTTACAGCGGGCTGTTGACTTTATCTACATTGATAGGAAACAGATCCAGACAAAAACCTGGGAGTTCCTGATCAACAAACAGGGAGAGGATGGCTGCTTTATTG AGAGAGGAAAGGTTCTCAGTAAATACATGATGGGAGGTGTGATTGGCAGTAAAAGTGACAAGAAGAGGGCCCTGACAGCTTACGTCCTTATTTCTATGCTGGAATCTTTTAAAATGATGAGAGAAAGAACTCCG CCGTTTGTGGCCCTTGCTGTACGATGTATACAAGTGGACAACCTGACAGACACATACACTCATGCACTTGTCACCTATGCCATGACCCTGTACAAGCCAAACAGTAGATTTACAGAAATTCTGCTGAAGAGGCTCAAAGCCAAGGCCCAAATTGATG GAGACACCATgttttggaaaagagaaaaaCAGCCTGCCATTCTGTCTGGTCAAGGTCGCGCAGCATCCGCAGAAATAGAAATCACGTCTTACGCACTCCTTGCCTTGCTAACCATGGACAAGAATGCAGCCATCAGTGACATCATGCCAATTGTTCGCTGGCTCACCAATCAGAGAAATGCTTATGGTGGCTTTGCTTCTACACAG GACACAGTTGTTGCTCTTCAAGCATTGTCGCTGTTTGCTCAGCGTATCTATGGTGGTGGTCTTAATGTAGATGTGAACATTGTGGATGACTACAGCCATTCTAAGGACATCAGTGTCACACATAGAAACAGTATCATCCTACAGAGATATGATCTGGCCAATCCAGAGTCAGATCTTTACATCAATGCCAAAGGAGAGGGATGTGTACTGATGCAG ACAACATACAGATATAATGTACAGAAGAAACAGATACCAGATGATGTATTTAAACTTACTGTGTCTACACCAGTTACAAGGGAAGCAATTAGCAATAACTGTCGACAGAGAATTGTCAGAGTTTGTGCAAG TTACCATGGCGATGATGAGATGAGTAATATGGCTGTAATAGAAGTGAAGCTGACCAGTGGATGGATACCTGATGTCAAATCATTACAATAT TTGGTGAACTCTGCAGAGACAGGCTTAAAGAAGTATGACATGGACAAACGCTTCCCAGATGTTGTAAACTTCTACTTTGATGAG tTGCACTCCAGCAGGCTATGTTTTGAGTTCACCATAGTTCTAGAGGTAGAAGTAGATGATCAAAAACCATCAGCGGCCAAAGTATTTGACTACTATGAGTCTG atttagAGACTACAATATTTTATGAGATGACACCATGTTCAGAAGAATACCTGGAACGTGTAGACGTTAGTATCAATGGAGATGCCGATTTGTACATTGAGAGTGATAGTGAAGTTACTATCAACGGCAATCATATACATTCTG ATACACTGACAAAGCAGCCTATTTCTGTGCAGAAGAACATTGCTGCCCCAGTGTCCAGGCCTGATGATACGAAGGAGAGCGCACCAGCACCACCGTCAGGACCTCAGTGCCCACAGTGTGTTTCCACAGGGGTGGTCGATGTCCTTCATAACATCTGCAAAAAGCAGG TTTGGATTCTACAGCCAAATGAAGACGGTGGATTCTCCCTCAGAGTAATGGCAGCAGTTGGGATGAGTCCAGAGTTAACTATAGCTATTCCAGAATCACTGGAGATTTGTGTAGAATGTGTCAGTTTCTTCTTGGATAAAG GTGAGAAAAGCATGATGTTCCTGGAGCCCTATGACTGGACAGACGTTGGAAGAAATATAGCCCAGGAGAGCACAGTGATAATACCCTGGTCCACATCTGTCCAAACGTCGATACAGCAAGTCATGAAATCGTGTGTCTATCACTGA